In Massilia sp. METH4, the genomic window GCGCGCGGGCCGGCGGCGGCGCTTCGGGGAACAGGTAGCGGCGCGTCTGCGAACCGCTCACCTTCCGCAGCCCCTCCGGCGCGCCGCTGTACAGCACCTGCCCGCCCCCTTCGCCGGCGGCCGGCCCTACGTCCACCAGCCAGTCGGCATGGCGGATCACGTCCAGCGCGTGCTCGACCACGAACAGCGAATTGCCGGACGCCTTCAGGCGGTCCATCGCGCGCAGCAGCGCCACCGTGTCGGCCGGGTGCAGCCCGGCCGACGGCTCGTCCAGCACATAGACCACGCCGAACAGGTTCGAGCGCACCTGCGTGGCCAGCCGCAGGCGCTGCAATTCGCCGGGGGACAGCGTGGGCGTGCCGCGGTCGAGCTGCAGGTAGCCAAGGCCCAGGTCCAGCAGCACCTCCAGGCGGGCCATCACGTCCTGCGCGATGCGTTGCGTGACGATCAGTTTCTCCGGGTGCTCGGCGCGCTGCTTCGCGCTCGTTTTCGCCGTCCCGTCGGCATACGGCGCCATGGTCCGGGCCAGGCGTTTCAACGGCAGGCGCGCCAGCTCCGTGATGTCATGGCCGGCGAAGGTGACGGACAGCGCCTCCGGGCGCAACCGCCTGCCGCGGCAGGCCGGGCACTCGGTGCTGACCATATAGCGCGCCACGCGCTTCTTCATCGACGCGCTTTCCGTGTTCGCGAACGTCTGCAGCACGTACTTGCGAGCCCCCGTGAAGGTGCCCTGGTAGCTGGGCGTGTCCTTGCGCTTGAGCGCGCGGCGCGTCTCTTCGGGCGTGAGTCCCGCATACACGGGCACGGTGGGCTGCTCGTCGGTGAACAGGATCCAGTCGCGGATTTTCTTCGGCAGGTCGCGCCACGGCGTGTCGACGTCGTAGCCCAGCGTGACGAGGATGTCGCGCAGGTTCTGGCCATGCCAGGCGGTGGGCCAGGCCGCCACGGCGCGCTCGCGGATCGTCAGCGAATCGTCCGGCACCATCGAGGCTTCCGTGGCGTCGTACACCCGACCGAGGCCGTGGCATTGCGGGCAGGCGCCTTCCGGCGTGTTGGGGGAGAACGATTCGGCGTACAGCAGTTCCTGGCCGGGCGGATAGTCGCCGGCGCGCGAGTACAGCATGCGCAGCGAGTTCGACAGCGTGGTCACGCTGCCCACCGAGGAACGGGTGGTGGGCGTGCCGCGCTGCTGCTGCAGGGCGACGGCGGGCGGCAGGCCGTCGATCTCGTCCACCTGCGGCACCGGCATCTGGTGGAACAGCCGCCGCGCATACGGCGACACCGATTCGAGATAGCGGCGCTGCGCCTCGGCATACAGCGTGCCGAAGGCGAGCGACGACTTGCCGGAGCCGGAGACGCCCGTGAACACGACCAGCGCGTCGCGCGGGATCTCCACGTCCACGTTCTTCAGATTGTGTTCGCGCGCGCCCTTGACGGTGACGTAGCCCGGTCTCGCCTTGCCCGTCATTCCTCCTCCCCCTCGGCGGGGAGCGGGGTCGCCAGGTGCTCGCCATCGCGCCCGGCGTAATTGACCTCGGTACTCACGCGGTACCATTCGAACGCTTCCGGCCCCAGGGCCATCTGGCGCGCCAGCATCTCGGCCTGCTCGCGCGACAGTTCCGGGTCGAGCCAGGTCGCTGCGTCGGCCGCGTTCAGCACCACCGGGCGGCGGTCGTGCACGTCCACCATGCCGCCCGCGGCATCGGCCGTCACCAGCACGAAGCCCGATTCGGCCTTGTGCGCCGGGTTGTTGTCCCTGAGGGGTCCGAAGTTCGCCAGCGCCAGCATGAACAGCGGCTCGCGGTCCTTGCGGTGGATGTGCCAGGGCTGGCGATGACCCTTTTCGCCCGTCCACTCGTACCAGCCGTTGGCGGGCACGACGGCGCGCCCCGACTTCAGCAGCCGGCCCCAGTAATTGTTCGTGATCTTTTCGACGCGCGCGTTGACGCAGACGGGCAGCTTCTCGGCCGCCCAGGAGGCGCGGTAGCCCCAGTGGAGATCGTCGACATGCAGCTTGCCGTCGACGAGGTGCAACACCGGGCGGTAGGTGCCCGGCGCCGCGTTGAAGGTTGGCCGGGCCGCGCTGTCATAGACGGCGTCGGCCCAGCCGAAGGCGGCCACGTAGCGCCGCGCGATATCGTTTTGATCGAAACGTCCACACATGTTGCCATGGTAGCAGCATGGCGTTCACGCTCCGCGCACCGCTGGCGGCGGGGCGCCGCCGCAGCGGTGATGCCATGCATGGCATCACTCTGCCCTGGCCCATGACATGGGCTCATCGGAAGATCAGTCGGTCTGGCCCGTCATCGTGTCCTTCGGCTGCTCGGTCACCTCGCCCCAGACCACGTAGTCGTCCACCGAGTACAGCTTGCATGGCTCGCGGCTGGCGGCCTGGCAGGCGGCCAGCGCGCGTTCGTTCGGCATCTCGCCTTCCTCCGCCCAGCCCCAAGCGCCCGACGCCGACACGGCGAACGCGCGCGGCGTCTGCTTGCCCAGGAAAGCCTTGTACTGCTGGCGGCCCTTCTCCGGCAGGAAGGGCACGGCGCGCACGTCGTCGACGGCAGCATAGTTGGTGCGCGGCTGCGGTACCGGTTCGGCCACCGCGTAGACCTGCTCGGTCGGCATGCCCACCTGGCGCAGGAAACGCTCCACCTCCGGCAGCCAGACCTGCTGGCCGTCGCGGCTGCCCAGCATCGTGTGCGCGTCGTGCTTGAACGGCCCGTAGGACACCAGCTGCACCTTGCCGCCGTTGGCGGAGAAGGCGTCATACATGCGGTTCACCAGCGCCGGGCCGAAGTAGCTGTCGTTGGCGCCGTACATCCACAGCGTTTCGATGCGGTTCTTGCGGCCGAACTCGGCGAACGCGCTGACGAGCGACTGCTGCCAGTCGCAGCTGCCGCCGTGCACCTTCAGGCCGCCCGCGAAGTTCATGATGCCGCGCACGCCCGGCAAATCCTGGGTGGACAGCGCGATGCTGGCCAGGCCGCCGTACGACTGGCCGGCGATCACGATG contains:
- a CDS encoding excinuclease ABC subunit UvrA, with the protein product MTGKARPGYVTVKGAREHNLKNVDVEIPRDALVVFTGVSGSGKSSLAFGTLYAEAQRRYLESVSPYARRLFHQMPVPQVDEIDGLPPAVALQQQRGTPTTRSSVGSVTTLSNSLRMLYSRAGDYPPGQELLYAESFSPNTPEGACPQCHGLGRVYDATEASMVPDDSLTIRERAVAAWPTAWHGQNLRDILVTLGYDVDTPWRDLPKKIRDWILFTDEQPTVPVYAGLTPEETRRALKRKDTPSYQGTFTGARKYVLQTFANTESASMKKRVARYMVSTECPACRGRRLRPEALSVTFAGHDITELARLPLKRLARTMAPYADGTAKTSAKQRAEHPEKLIVTQRIAQDVMARLEVLLDLGLGYLQLDRGTPTLSPGELQRLRLATQVRSNLFGVVYVLDEPSAGLHPADTVALLRAMDRLKASGNSLFVVEHALDVIRHADWLVDVGPAAGEGGGQVLYSGAPEGLRKVSGSQTRRYLFPEAPPPARAPRAPQGWLKLAGVTRNNLHRLSCAFPLGVLTTVTGVSGSGKSTLVSQVLVELVTRALGIVPAAEAEEGEELDQQQEPAVLEGRITTGLEQVRRLVRVDQKPIGRTPRSNLATYTGLFDHVRKLFADTKMAKARRYDAGRFSFNVAKGRCDNCEGEGFVMVELLFLPSVYAPCPVCQGARYNAKTLEVTYRDRNVAEVLGMTVDAAWEFFADEPPLRRALDVLRDVGLGYLRLGQPATELSGGEAQRIKLATELQRAARGSMLYILDEPTTGLHPADVERLLAQLQKLVDAGNTVIAVEHDMRVVAASDWVIDIGPGAGEEGGRIVAAGPPAVVAEVAESRTGPYLRRMMDGGAGRQNQP
- a CDS encoding SOS response-associated peptidase codes for the protein MCGRFDQNDIARRYVAAFGWADAVYDSAARPTFNAAPGTYRPVLHLVDGKLHVDDLHWGYRASWAAEKLPVCVNARVEKITNNYWGRLLKSGRAVVPANGWYEWTGEKGHRQPWHIHRKDREPLFMLALANFGPLRDNNPAHKAESGFVLVTADAAGGMVDVHDRRPVVLNAADAATWLDPELSREQAEMLARQMALGPEAFEWYRVSTEVNYAGRDGEHLATPLPAEGEEE
- a CDS encoding CocE/NonD family hydrolase, with protein sequence MFALSRLCRFIVAAVFASAALAPSAHAQQLPLPLDARLNEQIVMVPAGPRMNVKLETTLYKPSGPGPFPLLIINHGKSPGDPRAQPRDRFVYMATQFVRRGYAVMVPMRTGFAHSGGTYSDFGCNMKANGYQQAGDIADVVAYAREQGYIDPNRIVIAGQSYGGLASIALSTQDLPGVRGIMNFAGGLKVHGGSCDWQQSLVSAFAEFGRKNRIETLWMYGANDSYFGPALVNRMYDAFSANGGKVQLVSYGPFKHDAHTMLGSRDGQQVWLPEVERFLRQVGMPTEQVYAVAEPVPQPRTNYAAVDDVRAVPFLPEKGRQQYKAFLGKQTPRAFAVSASGAWGWAEEGEMPNERALAACQAASREPCKLYSVDDYVVWGEVTEQPKDTMTGQTD